Proteins encoded together in one Theileria parva strain Muguga chromosome 3 map unlocalized ctg_530, whole genome shotgun sequence window:
- the GWT1 gene encoding GWT1 family protein, with product MNFIKLLILHFCPINLFRLNMHEKYPHIFKFSLIEVFNKALAKDEKGYNVKFREFYEIPDKDDVHIFNYYRFEHYFNHNLKDKELSYSTLIQMNKHGCVYKTDVPVYRALNLFVEGKVLEHHYLYHTIIIIIVTTLSCLLSSVQISKNRGLQFLFTSLVIIVPHLFVMYLLNGIYVALVTVLLFSYFFVKYIWKKSWKNSIDDYERNGFVPYVHFSRGSLIVAIIIAILAVDNISFNQFMRKTYYDGFSAMDIGAGFFIAQTGASIALSRRQKTLWTIIKKNIIILVIAVVRTISVALLGYGVDEREYGIHWNFFYTLAITRIAVDIINQYCHEYVKYALPFLISIVYEIILVSTGAINKLPNLDRSNFIYANREGLLSIPNSISASLFVLLVTKASIYYYKRGKIFKTLISYFFSCFLFFTVANVLYFAKLKSSRSLGNFRYLMYVMFLYTFGLGSVVSFEIVYPRYKENDLINTIGRYPLVVYLVANLITGFVNMIFKPYLMPLPLFIIILFVYFYLSISPAYFFKKMKFKSMSQWI from the exons ATGAACTTTATAAAGCTCTTAATTCTTCATTTCTGTCCAATTAACCTCTTCCGGTTGAATATGCACGAGAAGTACCCTCATATCTTCAAGTTCTCCTTGATAGAAGTCTTCAACAAGGCTTTGGCCAAGGATGAAAAGGGATACAACGTTAAGTTTCGGGAATTCTACGAGATTCCAGATAAAGATGATGTTCATAtctttaattattatcGCTTtgaacattattttaaccatAATCTCAAGGACAAGGAGTTGTCGTACTCTACTTTGATTCAGATGAATAAACATGGCTGCGTCTATAAAACTGACGTTCCAGTTTACAGAGCACTTAACTTATTTGTGGAAGGGAAAGTCTTGGAACACCACTACCTATAtcatactattataattatcataGTCACAACT TTATCATGTTTGCTGAGTTCCGTTCAAATATCCAAGAATAGAGGtctacaatttttattcacGTCTCTGGTCATCATAGTTCCGCACCTATTTGTTATGTACCTATTAAACGGAATATACGTGGCACTTGTGACTGTCCTACT GTTTTCATacttttttgtaaaatatatatggAAAAAGTCTTGGAAAAATTCTATTGACGACTATGAAAGAAACGG ATTTGTACCATACGTTCACTTTTCAAGAGGATCCCTAATAGTTGCGATTATTATAG CAATTCTTGCCGTTGATAACATATCATTTAACCAATTCATGAGGAAAACATACTATGATGGATTCAGCGCA ATGGACATTGGGGCTGGGTTCTTTATAGCACAAACGGGCGCATCAATCGCTTTAAGTAGAC gtCAAAAGACCCTCTGGACTATTATTAAGAAGAACATCATCATTTTAGTAATTGCAGTTGTACGAACGATATCTGTTGCACTACTGGGCTACGGTGTGGATGAAAGGGAATACGGTATACATTGGAACTTTTTCTATACACTTGCAATCACAAGAattg CCGTGGATATTATTAATCAATATTGCCACGAATATGTTAAGTACGCATTGCCATTCCTGATTTCAATAGTGTACGAGATTATCCTCGTTTCAACAGGAGCAATCAACAAGTTGCCCAATTTAGATCGCTCAA ACTTTATATACGCCAACAGAGAAGGTCTTTTGAGCATCCCAAACTCTATTAGTGCTTCGCTGTTTGTTTTATTAGTGACCAAAGCGTCAATTTACTATTACAAAAGAGggaaaatattcaaaacATTAATATCATACTTCTT CTCTTGTTTTCTCTTTTTCACCGTAGCCAACGTTCTCTACTTTGCAAAGTTAAAGTCATCAAGATCTCTG ggCAATTTCCGCTACTTGATGTACGTAATGTTCTTATACACCTTTGGACTCGGTTCTGTGGTTTCATTTGAGATTGTTTACC CGAGGTACAAGGAGAATGATCTCATCAACACTATCGGAAGATATCCGCTGGTGGTTTATCTCGTTGCAAATCTCATTACAGGATTTGTCAACATGATTTTTAAACCCTACCTCATGCCACTCCCCCTCTTCATCATTATCCTCTTTGTTTACTTCTACCTCTCAATATCCCCCGCATACTTCTTCAAGAAGATGAAATTTAAGTCTATGTCCCAAtggatttaa
- a CDS encoding S-adenosyl-L-homocysteine hydrolase family protein, whose translation MLELWNDLEPWSKTYYKGDDYGDTGIFVLDLCLKECPGLVNVMKNHAHLKPFKGVQISGCLHMTKETMTFARTLVELGAVVRWCSSNPNSSNNQAIFTADRMFKGKVTLFGYKGETIEEYFWCMYQSLNWPDTSMPLLLVDDGCCSYNMIHYGKRLEDMYREKGQLYDLSVLEPSDNDTRALLNFLNHLVTKKPDFFTNLVKRTVGLSEETTSGLTEMRKLYKSHGLLFPIYSTNDVVCKTKFDNNYGARYSSIDGMHRGVEGVLLGGRQVVVVGYGNTGKGVCMGFRGAGAIVKVCEADPICALQCVMDGYQVVLLEDVVETADIFVTATGCIEVIRLHHVRRMKDGAILGNIGQGDREILIHEILKDPHLEITEVRKNVHHYKFKDLNKGVIILSYGRLYNLGCANGHPSLVMSMSFTTQFFALSQLLENKDTFDNKIHKMPKKLDEMVARYHLEAIGAKLTVLTDRQCEFLGIDKDGPYKHEDYKY comes from the exons ATGCTTGAGCTTTGGAATGACTTGGAACCCTGGAGTAAAACCTACTACAAGGGGGATGACTATGGAGATACAGGGATTTTTGTCCTTGATTTGTGCTTGAAGGAATGCCCTGGACTGGTTAATGTGATGAAAAATCACGCCCATTTGAAGCCGTTCAAGGGAGTTCAAATTTCAGGTTGTCTTCACATGACGAAGGAAACAATGACATTTGCACGTACTCTGGTAGAACTAGGAGCAGTGGTGAGATGGTGTTCTTCAAACCCAAACTCCTCTAATAATCAAGCCATTTTTACTGCAGACAGAATGTTCAAAGGCAAAGTTACTCTTTTCGGTTACAAAG gTGAGACCATTGAAGAGTATTTTTGGTGTATGTATCAATCACTAAATTGGCCAGACACCTCAATGCCATTGTTATTGGTGGATGATGGATGTTGTTCATATAACATGATTCATTATGGGAAAAGGTTGGAGGATATGTATAGAGAGAAGGGCCAATTGTACGACCTTTCAGTTTTGGAACCAAGTGATAATGATACCAGGGCACTGCTGAACTTTTTGAACCATTTGGTCACTAAAAAGCCAGATTTCTTCActaatttagtaaaaagAACTGTGGGATTGTCGGAAGAGACAACGAGTGGCCTAACTGAGATGAGAAAACTGTACAAAAGCCACGGGTTACTGTTTCCAATATACTCAACAAATGATGTAGTTTGCAAGactaaatttgataataacTACGGGGCAAGATATAGCTCAATTGACGGAATGCACAGAGGAGTTGAAGGAGTGCTTTTGGGAGGCCGTCAAGTGGTAGTGGTAGGGTACGGAAACACAGGAAAGGGGGTTTGCATGGGATTCAGAGGTGCAGGAGCCATAGTAAAGGTGTGTGAAGCTGACCCAATCTGTGCTCTCCAATGTGTTATGGACGGTTACCAGGTGGTCCTTCTGGAAGATGTGGTTGAAACAGCAGATATATTTGTTACAGCAACTGGATGTATTGAGGTTATAAGACTTCACCATGTTAGGAGAATGAAAGATGGAGCTATTTTGGGCAATATTGGACAAGGAGATAGGGAAATATTAATCCATGAAATACTTAAGGACCCACACTTGGAGATTACTGAAGTTAGGAAAAACGTACACCACTATAAGTTTAAGGACCTTAACAAGGGAGTAATTATCCTTTCCTACGGAAGATTGTATAACTTGGGTTGCGCTAATGGCCACCCCTCGCTAGTCATGTCAATGTCCTTTACCACACAGTTTTTCGCTCTTTCCCAGCTTTTGGAAAATAAGGATACATTcgataataaaatacacaaaATGCCTAAAAAACTGGATGAAATGGTAGCAAGGTATCATTTGGAAGCCATTGGCGCTAAACTTACAGTCCTAACAGACAGACAATGTGAATTTCTAGGAATTGATAAAGACGGTCCATACAAACATGAAGATTATAAGtactaa